Genomic DNA from Hordeum vulgare subsp. vulgare chromosome 2H, MorexV3_pseudomolecules_assembly, whole genome shotgun sequence:
TCCCGTCGAGCTTATGAATTGCATGCTGAGTGAGAAGTGGTTGTGCACATCGCTGGGTTTCAGACCCCCATCAGATGCAATCTTATTTAATGCAGAATGGCAGTCTCTGTCATCAGTAGCAAACTTGCCTTTCATAGATGATGGTGACTCTCACCAAGGTTTAAGCAAGGAAATACATGGTTATAAAGATGAGCTCATGTTGCTTGGTGTTACTACTGAAGTGAAAACTGGTGTTAAGTTTGTCATAAATGGCATCAACATTCCTAAGGATCCTTTACACATGTCTGCAGCTACTGTGTTGTCATTGCTTAGGTCCATTCAGATCTGGTTAGTTTCTTCAAGTAACTTCCCAAAGGGCTTTCTAGAGAAAATCAAAGGCTGCAGTTGGTTGAAGACAAAAGTGGGGTTCCGACGTCCCGATGAGTCGATCCTGTTTGATCCAAAGAATTCTTCCATCCGTATAGAAGATGGCCCTTTCATTGATGAAGCATTCTATGGCTCGGAGGTAGCCTCATTCAAAGACGCGCTTGCGGCCATCGGAGTATCTGTGGATGTTAGACACGGTCATGAACTTGTTGCTCGGCATCTGAGGAGCCACAAAAACAGGGCTACTATTTCTCGCATCTACACATACCTTAAGGAGTGCAATTGGGAGCCTGTAAACAAGACGAGTGATTGGATTTGGgtaccaaataaaaagaaaagtggACAGTGGGTGAGCCCTCCAAGTTGTGTTCTTCATGATAAGGACAACCTGTTCAGCCCGCAACTGCATGTCTTGGACAAATATTATGACAAGCAGTTGCTGGACTTCTTTTCTCATGTTTTTGGCGTGAGGCATGGCCCTAGCGCTGAAGATCATTGCAAACTATGGAGCACATGGGAGAGCTATGTCGATGCGATATCTCTAGCTGACTGCTCTGCTTTCTGGCACTTCATTGCTAAGAACTGGAGCAAAAACACGGAGAAGCTTCTTTCTGCTTGTGTCAAGGTTCCAGTTTGCACCGATGGGACTATCCTTCTGTCAAAGAAGGAGGATGTGTTTATTCCTGATGATCTACTTCTCAAGGATTTGTTCGACAAGCTTCCTAACCGGTCATTGTTCATCTGGTATCCTTCTTCAAGCCTGCCTTCCATGTCTCGAGCAAAGCTGAACAACATCTACGGTAGCATTGGAGTCCAGGCAATATCCAAAGCTGTTGGGAAGAATGATTATTCACTCAGATTGGAAAATTTCAGTCCAACAAAAGCTGCTCGGGGTAAGGTGATCAATGTTGTTATGATCAAACTGGTCCTTGCTTTTCTTGCCGATCCTGCTCTCGACATTTCTGCTGAAGAGCGGCACAAGATAGTTTCCTCCCTGCTTGATGTGACGGTGCTAGAGACCAGCGAGCCAATCACGGTGGGATACAACATCAAGCTGTCCTCTGGGGCCTTTTTGGATGTGAAGGCCATACGGAAGCTCCGGTGGGAGAGGGAGAGCTCGAAACTCTACATCCAGAAAAGCAAGCGTTCACCGGGCTACAAGGAAAAGTTGGAGTTTGCGACGAACTTTGCAGATGAGATATCCCAAGGGCTGCTCGTTGAGAAGGCAGAGCAGATCCCTTTACTCGCGGAGCTCATTAAGATTGGTAGCTTGATGGACTTCCATGGTGCCGCTGTCGAGTACCTTCTGAAATCAAAGAACCTGCAGCTGTTTCCTGAAGATGAAGAATTCCTTGGCGCCGCATCACTAGGTCTGTCTTCTGTGACGAATGAAAAATAAATCGTCTTATGGATCAAAGAAATTACCTACTTATTTATGCCATTGTCTCCAACTCTTTGATGCTTTTATACAGGTCGTAGCAGGAACCGTTAGCCATCTTTGTAGTTGCTCTTGCTCGTGCCGACACATGAGTGAAGTGGTTAGTGCGTTGCTTGTTTGTTTTTATGTGAAAGTTGTACCACCTCTGTAATTGTGACGGAAATAGACTCACTTGACAGGTTACTTACCGATGGCCAAGTCAGAAGGAGCTTAATTGGTGCTTAAATCTGGAGGGTCCAACAATGTGCCTACTCGATTTTATCGTGATTACTAGCTGTGAACTTTTGTTTTGGCTTTCTCCCTTTCTGAACCGGAACCTGTCTGTGTTTTCAGTGTGAAATGGCACTCGTATGTACTGGTGttatcttttatgtcttgtgacgaTCATCTATTAGGTCGTGTTATTTACTAGTATGAACATATGTTGGATCATGTGTGAGCTTGATTTGATTTTGTTTAAGtcttatgtactccctccgtcccaaaataaatgtcatcactttgtactaactttagtacaaagttcactaaggttaagacacttattttgggatggagggagtatgtaaAGACTGCCTCTGCTTGCTCGACTGGGCATTTAACATGTTGACAGCTAACTGTCAAGATGATATGTAGCAGATCAGATCCCTGTTGCCATTAGCAGATGTAAACTTTTGTTTTGGAGTATGGCTTTCTGCCTTTCTGAACCAAAACCTGTTTATATGCCATCCTTTATGTCATGTTACCAGATGTAAACTTGTGTTTATATGCCATTGTGTTATTTGAGATGATTGAATATGTTGGACTATGTGTGAGCTTGATCGTGGTGGCCTGCTAGACTAAAGATGGTTGGTTTCCTGTCGAATCTTTCGGCATGTCCATTTTTTTTAATTGGTACTGAATCATAAGAGGTAAATTAAGTGAGAATTACTGAAATGGCACTGCTACTTGGGAGTGCCATTTCAGCATTTCAGGCCAAACAACTTGCACCGGCTGCAATCTGGGCGGTGCAGCACCTTGTATCCCCCAGTTTGGTAGGCATGAGCACTTTTTATCTCAGTTGGCTATCATGTGGTTCTGCCCTCCATCATTTGGACACATGCCATACTTTGTTTCAGGTTTGGTTGCAATTGACTGAGAGATCTCTCATTCTAGGGAGCTTAGTGTGTTTTAAAATGAGATACGACATTAAAATACCAGGATTGCAGGGAAGGAATCAGCTGAAGGACAGTAAGTATGTAGCAGCAGGCCAACAAACCCAACGTTGGATGAGGAACGTAGGTGCAGATTACAGGAATTTCAGAAGAAACCGGCATTCACTCAAACTCTCGAGTATCTCCATCTCAAATATTCTCAATACTAGCAATGCCGTGTTTAACCACGGACGGCTATCGTCATGTTGTAACAAAAATATTTGGAAACAGAAACAACTAAAACTATTCACAAACTCAGCTTCTTATCTGAGTACGCGAATATTCAGTGTCTTTGTTACCGAAATCTCAAGTGCCACGAACTACAGGTAAGATGTTCTGACAATTTCGGTATTCGACCTGGACAGAATGTCACAGCCTCATCCTTTCTGCATAATCCTACACTTACATTTTGTTTGGACTTGTCAAAAGTACCCACCTGGCAACCACCAAAATTTGCAGCAAGTCCAGTCCGCGTTGCTGTTCAGTTGGGCTTTTCCTCCTGGCACTTGGAGCAGGTACATGTGAATCCATAGTCCGCGAGTTCCGCCTGCCGCTCCTCGTACGGAAGATCTTCATCGATGTAGGAGATGGTGATCTGCAGCGGTGCAACAGAACGTCAGCAGGTGGCATAACAATTTGGCCAGAGATTTGATTTTCTATTGTCGCACAACTAGCACCAGGAACAACATACCTCTTCGCCCTTGCTGATAGGCCCCAGAGCAATTATCACAGCGTGACCATCATTATCCTGCAGCAGTAGTTCAGCAGATAATTATCAGCATTGCTGACTGGCAGTTTTGTAAGAAAATGAGTGAATCAGCTGAAGGGGAAAGTGTACATCACCTCATCCCTTTTAAACGCTTTAGCATTTGGACAGCATGAATGGTTCATACAGCTTTGCAGAGGAAAGAACGCCGTCCCTGACAGCAATTTTTTTGCAAGGAAACCACTTATTTTGTAGTTTTGGACAGATAGAAAAAGGCACATAGCAGTACTGTGAAAGGAGTAACTTGAGAGGAAGAAGTTGCACATACCATCACAAGGAACTGCATAGTCATCATCTAAAGCATCTAGAAATGGCGCCGTCACCTTTTCAGCTTCCTCCTGGGGTACATTGCATTTCAGGTTAAGAAAGCCATGTAAGAGCAACAGTAAACATCTTCCTTGAAAGAAATTAAGACAACCATCAAACAAACCTTCTTATCATCTGGAAGATCATCAATGTGTAAGAAGTAGTCTTCAACAGGCGATGCAACGACCAAATCACTGGAATGAAAAAGGTGGAAGTATGATTGGAGGAGCAACTATTTAGGTCAAATGCGGCATCGGCATTTGCTTCAGGCAGGGAGAAAAACGATGACAGAGTATATACAGTCATCAAAGTGAAACAGGGAAAATATATTTACTTACAGATTGTTCAGCTCAAACATGCCAACTATATGGCCATACACCTCAAGGGAAAACACTAGAGCAAGTTAAGGTAACTCGAATGACAACGATAACaactcatcatggtagtatgaaaGTTTGAAACAAGTCTTGTGACTGCCAAAAAGAATACATGGTGCACACTCAGCATCGAAGATCGCATCCTTGAGAAGCTGTAGTGACTGCAAAATAAGGAACCATTATCAGCCTACCACTGGCTGATATAAGATATAGAGAGTAAAACATGGAATCTTTTCAATATAAATTTGTCCACTTATTGCGTGCCATCAATGTACAGTTTTTCAAGTAATATGTCGACATAGTTACCGTAAATGCTAGATCCCTTATTTCCCGCCTAAATGAATCTTCATCGGAAGCATCAACATCCTCAGGCAAAGCAACATAATCCCACCATCTGCAATCACAAGATATTTTTGCACAAATCAGGGTAGTTATAAAGTAGCATTAATTTGGTAGTTCTATGGAACTCAAAACATATATACAAGTGTACCCaaaacaaggaagaagaaatgaCACAGCTAATCATAAGTATCCCAGTGTAACCCAAGACGAAGGAGAAAAAAATGACACATCCGGCCGTAGGTATCTTATATCTTATTGACTGTTACAAATATTGTTACCATCAAATTGTTGCTAACGCCATGAGAAAAGAACCTTCAAAAGTCATGCTTAACACTAGTTGTACAGTTAGTCCCACTAAGAATAACTAGTCATCCCGTAAAAAAACGAGTGGTTATCAGAAGAGAAGTAATTACTTTGAAGTCATGCTCTTACCTCTTTTTGAAGCCCATGGAAAGTGGTTTCCAGGCTTCCATAAgcaaagaaaagtttgattcagCTGATTTGTTTTGGAAGTCGTTCTGTTTTTTGAGTTTCTTGTACCTCAACATGGTGAAAGTGATAGCCTGGCATATAAAAGTATGAACTCATATGGATGAGAATCAGGAAACCTTAGATGAGTTGCAGTTGGTACATAAGGGGGTGCATttattcttttgtttttgttctaTCTGGTACAATTGATGTACCTAGTGCAATAAGGTTCTAAATATCAGAAAATTGCAGTTTGAACATTTTTTAGACAAACACTAATGGCACTTATATTGACTCAAATTTGACGTCAAAAGCTTTGCAATAGATGCTGGTCTTCCAATGCATAACAAAAACAGCTCCCCAAGAATGTTAGAAACTGAGAAAGTAACATGGTCATTTGTGTCAAATTTTGGTGCTTAATTTGACAACAAAGAAACTAAAATGAACATTTATGTCACTAGAATAAGAAAAAATGAAGTTTCCAAAATATATTAAGGGTTTTCTATCACATACCTTGGCAGCAACCAAGAAAATATCATTGGTTTCTGAAAATAAAGAGTGGGTATTATCAGATAACAGCTTCAGGACCTCAATCGCAACCATCATTGATCATGAATGAATTGATATAGCATAGATGCAATGAATGGTGAACATATCACTATGATGATATAGAGTCAAAGCGTACTGCAGGCTTACCATTAGCATGCTCTATAAATTTGTGAAGAGCAGATCTTCGGGGTGGTTCAGTGTTAGGGCCAGAACAGAGCAAAGAATGGTAGGATTCCCAGTCAGAATCTGCACATGATTGGCTACACAGAAATGAAGAAGTTAACGTTTTCTCAAACATCCAAAAACAATAACGATTTAAATGCTTTCTTGTAATAGCAAGTTACTCAATGAACAATGAAAACGGAGATATATGGTCTATAGATGTAAATTATACATGATGCAGTCAGGTTTGAATTTTAACATAATCGACAGTTAGAAAATATGATGAAAAAATGGATACCAAACACATAATAGTCAAAAGATGTATGCCTCGAAACAGAAAGCTGAAATTGCACAGCTATTATGAACTCAAACCTGCAGTAGCGTTCTTCCTCGCATCCTTGACAAGCAAAAATTTCTGGTAAAGAGAAGTGGTGGGAGAAAGGCAGTGACACATCGCCAGTTATAAGTGATTCTATGACCTCTTGTGGCAAAGTGTTGCTCTTTTCCTTTGTTACACCAGAAGAGCAAGTGCTTGATCCCACATCACTTTCATGACAGTGCCTCTCACTGCTGCAGCCAATGCTTGAAGCAATGCTTTGAAAATACAGCCTATGTCCAATCTGGAATTCTACAGAACCAATGAAGCGGAAGCAATAACTACACACGACACAGTCAATCTGCAACAGAACACATAAAACGGATGTAATACTTCCAGGGAGGAACAGTTCGCATAAAAAAATGAACAACGAGTGATAGGATCAACTTCAATAGCAAGCGCACCTTGTTAAGGCTGTGTTGCGCACCAACCAATATTTGATCCTTCAGAATAAGGTCTCCTTCAGCAAAATCCTTGTTTGCACAAACACCTGCAAGAACCAGTCGGTTCATACATCTTAGCAGTATACAAGCATCGTGTTTGCAGGATTTCAAGACCGTAGGCCACACGGTAAGTATTTATTCAGCAGCGGTACCTTTCCCATGATCGCCTTTGTAGTTGACTCTTATGCCGTCATGTTTCTTAGACTTTATGAGCTCCTCATAGTATTCCTGAAAAATGAAAACACAGTTAAAATGTAGAATGCGAGCCGCAAACCATCAGCAATACTTCATCTAAATGACAAAGTGGAGCAGAGAAATAAATCTGAAATCCACCCATGAAAACTTAGCATAAAATTTACTTCCCCAACTTTGTTGGCCTCAACGACTAACCAACGAGCTTACAAGCTACTACCTCCGTAccaaaatataagacgtttttgtaGGCATATAGCTGTCACACAGCAAGGAGCACACAAGATTGTTTCCATTCTGTCATAATAACCACACACACCATGAGCTGAATTGATTACACAGGCTAACTACTGGAATGCCAAAAaaagaggcaccttggatctgaaATTTGCACCTCGGTGAAGAAACTACATAAAGCATAGGGGCTAATCTTGCAAACTAATCAAGAACCACACATTTGGAATCGCATGTTCCACTGAAACATTAAATACTAAGCACAGTACTGTATAAGTAGGATTGAACAAATCACGAATCACAAAAAGTAAAGATTGTTTCATGTTGTCATAACCTTAACATCAGCATGAACTGAATTCATTACGCACAGTAATTACTGGAATGCTAAAaaatgaggcaccttggatcttaaATGCGCACCTCGTTGGGAAAATGTTTAAACCAGAGGGTTAATGTTGCAGACTACTCGTAATTGAGAACCACACATTCCGACTCTCATGTCTCTACCAAAAAGCAAGATCCTCCTATGTTACCACCCAAACAGCGCTCCCTGGCCGAAATTCCCGGCACTGGCACCACCGATGAGCCCAATCCGAGCTTTTCCACCGGAAATCCATACGCCGCAACACGACTAGGCACAACTAACAAATCCTCAGGCAGCCAGACGCACGCACCAGACGAAGAGCAGGGAGAAGGGGCGGAGTGGTATGGAGGGGGGGAAAGTACCTGGGCGGACTGGAGAGAAGGGGCGGCGAGGAGCTGGGCGATCTGGGGGGCGAACTCCCTGTCCAGGCCGCACGGGCTggcgccgctgccgctgccgctccgAGCCATGCCGCCGGCGTCTGGCTGTTGCTTCCCTGCAGTTGCGGCCGGTCCTGCCGCCGCTGGTTGctgctgccccctctctctctctcttgcagtTGGGTTTTGTGGGTTTTGTACTGCTGGTAGGTTTCGTTGGGGCCAAGATTGGTGTTTGGGCACCGAAGGCGTAAAGTAGGTTTCGTTGGGGACAAGATTGGTGTTCTGCAAGAAATACGCTTTCAACTGTCGGAAGCGTACCTTGGCATACCCATTCAATTCGACATCATGCAGGCTGTATTCGAACTGTTACCAATAATCACTTACtttttttaaaaaagaaaaaaattcaaTCTATTCATCTTTAATCATGATAGTACAGAAAACATCAGAGGCAATAAAAATGTGGACCACCTAACGACGACTACAAACATTGGAACGAACCCGTCATCGCCCCTCTTTTGCTAGAACCGGACAAACCTTTTTATAGCACACAGTAGGAAAGTCGTTGTGGTTTGGTCCTGTAGGACCAGCGCACTCGTCGATGAAAAAAATCGTAGATCGAAAGCATCGAACGTATAAACACCCAAACCAAGACGAACAAAGATCAGATTCAAACAGATGCATCGGAGACTAGCACCGATCGAATCCTACGAGATCCAAAGGAGACACACCTCAACACGTCCTACGTCGACGGTAGGCACATCATCAAGGTGGGGATATATAGAACGTGGGAGGCATTATTCTTACTAAGGGACATCGATGTCGCCACACAATCCCAACCAAAACATTAAacctaacaaaaacaacaacgggtCCCTCCCGccgacccggggggggggggggagggaggggggagtAGGAGGTTGAGATTCTCTGCACCTCCATGGTCCAAaggtctttaattcttttcaactatgacgtaagtatgaatttcatcagtcatatcccttctccaagatctatttgaattagttctcatatttggctcaaccttgcattcttctttattccggagtgtcataGTTATCCTTAGTgtttttctcgtcatcattctcagcttgcaattcgaaggagtgtttctctcaaatctgggtccattctcttggagattcgtcatttcagctttgtgccatcatcttaattgtagccaatcatgagtattccctttcttgctatccggtgcttttctgagttgtattCATTTcttgttcctccgaaggccatcattttagaagatttcttcgttctcagctttcagctttcatcctcaattcttctcaattgttgtctcttcgttcgtctctcgattattccggtgccttgttctagttgtcTCTCagctggctcatgatctcttcattctcatatatctccatttattcatggttgcctcgttcatttcaattcttaccggtgtttcttgcaacaattcttctagtttgtgctcatatctctcctcaatcatttcaagaagaataagtggtatgctagatccgttgcttgtcatcaattaaacttgatgaaggataagcataacttaattgttattcttgttcttccttcttccaagagatttcaattcttcttcccgagtggctcatgatatcaattcttttctcaagtgcttatctttcttttccgaagttccaagtctatcagtatctccttgtgaagcttcatctaaatcttggtcaggtcataatcatattcttttcttccttgatatatttgcatcattcattcgtttacggaggtccttcatggtggttcatcaaggtttcaatccactctcaagtgttcttcaagattcttgttggagaacctcaagtattctttctcttgcatctccagtgcatttgttcttccttcatcctttgaggtggtatcatagaattcttgttagtgtaggagcctcgaagagatttcctttcaagaatgagataattaaacccatcaACTCtaggatcat
This window encodes:
- the LOC123427953 gene encoding histone-lysine N-methyltransferase ATXR2, encoding MARSGSGSGASPCGLDREFAPQIAQLLAAPSLQSAQEYYEELIKSKKHDGIRVNYKGDHGKGVCANKDFAEGDLILKDQILVGAQHSLNKIDCVVCSYCFRFIGSVEFQIGHRLYFQSIASSIGCSSERHCHESDVGSSTCSSGVTKEKSNTLPQEVIESLITGDVSLPFSHHFSLPEIFACQGCEEERYCSQSCADSDWESYHSLLCSGPNTEPPRRSALHKFIEHANETNDIFLVAAKAITFTMLRYKKLKKQNDFQNKSAESNFSLLMEAWKPLSMGFKKRWWDYVALPEDVDASDEDSFRREIRDLAFTSLQLLKDAIFDAECAPLFSLEVYGHIVGMFELNNLDLVVASPVEDYFLHIDDLPDDKKEEAEKVTAPFLDALDDDYAVPCDGTAFFPLQSCMNHSCCPNAKAFKRDEDNDGHAVIIALGPISKGEEITISYIDEDLPYEERQAELADYGFTCTCSKCQEEKPN